A stretch of the Nothobranchius furzeri strain GRZ-AD chromosome 5, NfurGRZ-RIMD1, whole genome shotgun sequence genome encodes the following:
- the yrdc gene encoding threonylcarbamoyl-AMP synthase, which yields MLRHFCERKPGRTLSLRPTKTCFCSVGNSFSVCKLCFMNPARFFVVKSTSFRRANGSAVVCRLGAKMCKELKTKLFHLLPSTSNGSTTHQELQTDGAEILSCTVKALKDGHVVAVPTDTIYGLACLAQNSEAVQKIYNLKERNGVKPLAICVGEIQEIYKYCKVKVKGELLDDLLPGPVTLVFERSEALNTNLNPFTSLVGVRIPDHAFMRRLCQMCGEPLALTSANISSQTSTVEVQEFQELWPKLAVVVDGGPIGDQSRLGSTVIDLSVLGKYRIIRPGCALASTLDLLERKFGLSEDPGEE from the exons ATGTTGCGTCACTTTTGTGAGCGTAAACCCGGAAGAACTCTGTCATTACGTCCAACAAAAACATGCTTCTGCTCTGTGGGGAACAGTTTCTCTGTCTGTAAATTGTGTTTTATGAATCCTGCTCGCTTTTTCGTTGTTAAATCAACGAGTTTCAGACGAGCTAACGGTTCTGCCGTGGTCTGTCGACTCGGAGCCAAAATGTGTAAAGAACTCaaaaccaaattatttcatttGTTGCCGTCGACCTCCAACGGGTCGACGACTCACCAGGAGCTCCAAACAG ATGGCGCTGAGATCTTGTCTTGCACAGTGAAGGCTCTGAAGGATGGTCATGTTGTTGCTGTGCCAACTGACACCATCTACGGCCTGGCATGCCTGGCCCAGAATTCTGAAGCAGTCCAGAAAATCTACAATCTAAAAGAAAGAAACGGAGTGAAACCGCTGGCTATTTGTGTTGGAGAAATCCAGGAAATCTACAA GTACTGTAAGGTGAAGGTGAAGGGGGAGCTGTTGGATGACTTGCTGCCCGGTCCCGTCACGCTGGTGTTTGAGAGGTCTGAAGCTCTGAACACAAACCTTAACCCCTTCACTTCA CTCGTAGGTGTTCGCATTCCCGATCACGCCTTCATGAGGCGCCTTTGCCAGATGTGTGGGGAACCGCTAGCACTCACCAGCGCCAACATCAGCTCACAAACCAGCACGGTGGAAGTCCAA GAGTTCCAGGAGCTCTGGCCGAAGTTGGCTGTGGTGGTGGATGGTGGACCCATAGGGGACCAGAGCCGCCTCGGATCAACGGTGATCGATTTGTCGGTCCTTGGAAAATACCGCATCATCAGACCCGGCTG TGCTCTTGCTTCTACGCTCGACTTGTTGGAGCGTAAATTCGGACTGTCAGAGGACCCGGGGGAGGAGTGA